The DNA window TACTAACTATTTTTCATTGGCTCTGACATTGAGATCTACAACCAGAAAGGGTTAACAAATCATATTTTGAGGTCGGAACCATGCGTCGTTGCCCCGTCTACTTATTCCCATACAATAGAGGGCGCTATAGTTTTGTTCAGATTTTGTTCTCGTTTTCCGTCAAGGATGTAGCGTCTCGCAATATTTGTCTGGTCAATGTAGCCGTACACGGCGTGGACTAGTTCAATGACATTCAGTTCTCGTTTGGGAAGATTTTGTAATTTGCCATAACAGAATCCAGGTATGGCATTAAAATACGTGGTCAGATCGATCAGAACAGAACTCTCAAAGGTAAGAAAGATGTGGTAGAGGAGCGTGTACACTACCTCAGATTGTCATTAAAGCGGTGATGAGCTGCTCTCATGTTATGGTCTAAACTGAAGCTAAATGTAACCTATTTGTAATACCATTACCAAAATAGTGTAGCACTGTTTTGTATTCAATCGTGTGCCATGACCCGGTTGGGGTGTGGTGTGAAGGTAAAGGATGAGCTTGTAGCCAACACAAAGTTAAACGATCACTGTATTGTAAAATATTCTGTTGGTCGGCATCAGAGGTCACAGGGCAAGTTAGTTTACGTTCTCTTCATACTGCTCATACCACTCTGGTTTTGTCTACCACAGGTCTGTCTCACGCAGTATGTGCAGTCAATACACACGGGAAGCCTCCTTTCAGCTGCTGAGAAAGCCCTTCTGATTAAACTACGGAAAAGTACCGGCTACACCTTCATCAACTGCAAGAAAGCCCTAGATAAATTTGATAATGACATGAAACAAGTAAATCATCTATTTTCCACTATACTCATACTAAGGATGCCTGACTTGGAGAGCATGTATgattgtgtgtctttgtgagtCTTTTTTTTGAGGCCTTGTACCTTATgaaactaaaatgacaaaaatatTGTTCGTTTTACATGTAATATGTAGTTTTATTCTAATCTTAGGCAGAGAGCTGGCTACATGAACAAGCCCAGAAGGAGGGCTGGAGCAAGGCCAGCAAACTGGAGGGTCGGCAAGCCAAGGAGGGTCTGATCGGCCTTTTTGTAGGAGACAAGGCTGCAGTTATGGTGGAGGTTGGTACAGTGACTACTAACTGTGAAGTTACTTTAGAATGTCATTGCACCACTCAAATATTGACGGTATGTTTGAAATATTATGTATCTCCATGTACGTCTGTTCTTTTAGGTGAATTGTGAGACAGACTTTGTTGCCCGTAATGAAAAATTCCAGCAGCTTGTGAAGGATGTAGCTTTTGCTACTATGGCTCACCACCGCAGTAAGAACCAGGGCCAGACTGGCTATGTCAAGGTACATGCTCTGACAACACTTGGCATTATTACTGTCTATCTGTATCATGtgtcttgttttttttaatattcatattttgtcTGTGTTTTAGAGTGTGCTGGCAGCCGATCAGCTCTCCAAACTGAATGTGGGTGAAGGAGCTTTGCTAGCTGATCAGCTTGCTCTTACAATAGGTCAGTAAGTTATACATAGAAACCAGCAACACAGACCTCAAGAATGTTCTAAATATATGTTGAATTACTCCTATTCCCTGTTTCAATCATGCTTTTTAGCATTTATTCTCTATGTGAATTTCCTCTTCTATCACAGGTCGACTAGGAGAGAACATGTCAGTTAGACGTGCAGTGGCGGTAGGTGTGCCTGCTGACTGGCATATCGGGTCATACATACATGGAGGCGTGGCCAGTCAGACTGACATGGCTATGGGGCGCTACGGCGCCCTGGTGGTGTTTCACGGGGGCAAGGATGGGGCACAAGAAACCCTGGGCCGCTTGCTGGGCCAGCATGTGGTGGGGGAGTCCCCAGTATCCCTGGGGAACATGGATGACCTTCCTTGTGGTGAGTCAGAGACACGGCTGCTCCCTCAAACCTTCCTCCCTGACCCAAGTCGGACTGTGGCCCAATACCTGAGGGAGCAGGGGGCCCGAGTGTTGGACTTTGTTCGCTTTCAGCGTGGTGAAGCAGACACTAAAGGGGTTGAGTGAAAGGAACCTCAGAATTGTTaataatgttttgttatttttgtttatttgttattGATTTGGCTTAGGTGCAAAGGCACTGTCCAGTGTCAAACAAACCTGTTTAAATTGAATCTGTATAAGTCATAATTCTTAGTATATAACACGTTGTTTGATGGATTGCATCATCGTCaaaagtaaataaaataaattgtaaGTCATCTGTGTGTTGCTCCTTTGCCTCTTTTGCAATTTCAACTTTTAGCCACGTTTGTACACATTTTCAGGTCACAAGCCACTGCTATACAGCTTTTCACAATAAACATAATTCAACCTTTATCATGTGGTTTTTGAAATGTACTATGCATTTAATGTTTCCTTTTCTCtattatactgtatgtatttgtatattttaccGCTAGTATCACAGAGATGTGATTGGCCAATACATTGCGATGGATAAACATTGAATGATGATGTCATGAAGGCTGTGCCTCTTTTCAACGTCCGCTACCAGTAGTCCCAATTTCACAGACCTCCGCCCGCGGATCGTCCCATACTGAACGCAGACATGGTAAATTCCTTCGCTTTGTTAAGGTGTATAATGTGATCTATACATATAGCGCCAGCAAAACAATGTATAGAAGATTTATATCAGtgttttattttaaaatgtttaagtAAAGAACGAAGTCTGAGATTACAGTACTAGTAGCCATAGTGCTCGCTAATCTCATCAtctagtactgtactgtggagtctactaacgttagctagcaagctagccacTTTTAATTCCATTAGCCAACCGTGTTTCTGTTCTGTCTCTTGTTTTTCCGTTCTGTCTCTTGTTTTTCCTGATCAGTCTGACTTCTCAGAAGACCAAATTATCGGTGAGTAATGTTTAAAATGATCTGGGTGAAGAGTTTGATTGCTGACATCTCGAGAAgctataggctagctagctcgctagcttGCTTTCCAGTGACTGCGATTTGGAATAGCTCATCTGTTTCTCTTACCTTTTTGTCCCGTTTGTCATACTGTGGGGTACTGACTCTTAAATCCCTGCAAACTCGTTGATAGATGTGGAGCTGTCCAGGTAGGCAGTTTgagattaaccaggttttgtgtgTGGCAACTGTAGACTAAATAATCATGCATGAATTTCACGGATGGACTCGAGCCTTAAATCGTAATCTAGCTGTCCATTGATCCTTCaacagctagcactagctaacaACAGTTTGAAAAGCTTCTAGCAACACGGTGTGATAAAAATGCTATTGAATGCAATGTAGTGTCATTTATCTAGTCGAAAAGGAATGTATTATTACTAATGCGTGTTTTTGCACTTATATTGTTTGCAGTGGTAGCTAAACTTTAAGGATGCTCGTGCATTTATGATGGTAGAATGGGTAACGTTTTGTTATGCAGTTAACTAGCATCTTGATGTGTTGAGTCATGATCAGAAGGTTAAGGTCTGAAATACGGGTAACTATAGGTTCATGACTATATTTGGTATGAAGGTTAAATCGACTATTTAGTGTCAGCAGGTACTGTAGAATGATGGGCAACAATTTAGTTACACGAGTAAATTTCGGTCCCGGAAATGTTGCAGATAACAAATGCAGAATTAAGGCAATATATTTCGTAATCTTTGAAGGGTGTGTACGACTGATGAATATAATGTGATAGGAAATGACTGCGTTTTAGCCACGGTTTGAAGGCGTGGCCCAAACATTTCCGTGACTGGCTACATTGCTAGTTCTAAAATAAAACCTGCTGCAAGTTAGCGAAGCATTAGTATTGATGAGGATTTGTATTGTAATTGCTTCCATTCTCTGAGCAGTCTTTTGTAAGTTTTGTAACACGGTAGTAGATTTCCTTCGCTGGCGTTTGTTTAAAGAAGATAGTTGACAGATTCCACGGCTTAGCGTTTGCTTTCAACCAATGCCTTATATGGATAAATGAGACGCTTGCAGTAGTTTCAGACCGGCCATCTCTGGATGCGTAGCATTCCAGCGTGGGGAGGCTAGAACCAAAACAATGGCCCGGGGAAATGACCCTGATGCCAGATACCATTCTTTTAGAAGTCGCTTTGAGACATTCAGACAAACTAACTACCTAGCAAATAGCAGAAGACGAGAAAATACACATTAGAATATCTACTAGTAGGCTGAAATGTGGAAGATTATACTTGATTTCAGTTATGGTTTCTTTATGTTTTCTCACACTCATCCTTTGAATGCTGGTTTGTGTCCCCCCATCAAATGAATATAAACAAACTTATATGCTTAAATACAACACTGTCCATCTCCCCTTCAGAGTTCAAAGAAGCCTTCCTGCTGTTTGACAGGACAGGGGATGGGAAGATCAGCT is part of the Hypomesus transpacificus isolate Combined female chromosome 9, fHypTra1, whole genome shotgun sequence genome and encodes:
- the tsfm gene encoding elongation factor Ts, mitochondrial, whose protein sequence is MALKYVVRSIRTELSKVCLTQYVQSIHTGSLLSAAEKALLIKLRKSTGYTFINCKKALDKFDNDMKQAESWLHEQAQKEGWSKASKLEGRQAKEGLIGLFVGDKAAVMVEVNCETDFVARNEKFQQLVKDVAFATMAHHRSKNQGQTGYVKSVLAADQLSKLNVGEGALLADQLALTIGRLGENMSVRRAVAVGVPADWHIGSYIHGGVASQTDMAMGRYGALVVFHGGKDGAQETLGRLLGQHVVGESPVSLGNMDDLPCGESETRLLPQTFLPDPSRTVAQYLREQGARVLDFVRFQRGEADTKGVE